The Stenotrophomonas rhizophila genome has a window encoding:
- a CDS encoding 3-keto-disaccharide hydrolase, translated as MSKPLLMAICVLAATPAFAQADDPARDPTRTEVWKPVPATVATPVNAAPSDAIVLFNGKDVSAWESETGRPVPWSVANGALTVVPGSKGIRTRQDFCDIQLHVEWRAPTATKGFDGQHRGNSGIFLQELYELQVLDSYNNPTYANGQAGSLYKQAMPLVNASRRPGEWQAYDIIWKAPRFSPGGGLTSPARITVLHNGVLVQDDTVLSGKTEYIGAPSYAPHGCAPLYLQEHDSKVSYRNIWVRKL; from the coding sequence ATGAGCAAGCCCCTGCTGATGGCCATATGCGTGCTGGCTGCAACGCCTGCATTCGCGCAGGCCGATGACCCCGCACGCGATCCGACCAGGACCGAGGTGTGGAAGCCGGTGCCCGCGACCGTGGCTACCCCCGTGAACGCCGCGCCGTCCGATGCGATCGTGCTGTTCAACGGCAAGGATGTCTCCGCGTGGGAGTCGGAGACGGGCAGGCCCGTTCCCTGGAGCGTCGCCAACGGCGCGCTGACCGTGGTGCCAGGCAGTAAGGGCATTCGCACCAGACAGGATTTCTGCGACATCCAGCTGCACGTCGAGTGGCGCGCGCCCACCGCAACCAAAGGCTTCGACGGCCAGCATCGCGGCAACAGTGGCATCTTCCTGCAGGAGCTGTATGAGCTGCAGGTGCTGGACAGTTACAACAACCCCACCTATGCCAACGGCCAGGCCGGCTCGCTGTACAAGCAGGCCATGCCGCTGGTGAACGCCTCGCGCAGGCCGGGCGAATGGCAGGCGTACGACATCATCTGGAAGGCACCGCGCTTCTCACCGGGCGGTGGGCTCACGTCACCAGCGCGCATCACCGTGCTGCACAACGGCGTGCTGGTACAGGACGACACCGTGCTGTCGGGCAAGACCGAGTACATCGGCGCGCCCTCGTATGCACCGCATGGGTGCGCGCCGCTGTACCTGCAGGAACACGATTCCAAGGTCAGCTACCGCAACATCTGGGTGCGGAAGCTGTAG
- a CDS encoding LacI family DNA-binding transcriptional regulator: MTIRGKATSLDIAHLAGVSQPTVSRALRGSPMVNQETRERILKIARELNYKVDKNASSLRLRNAGTLALLFFEDPTNDDSLINPFFHAMLGSITRACALRGYDLLVSFQQLSTDWQADYEDSNKADGIILLGYGDYHESRERLQRLVEQGTHFVRWGAALPDQPGVSIGCDNFQGGFDITAHLLDQGCQRIAFVGHASSHYPEFEERYRGYVAAMTERGVPVDPALQFDAITTELSGYDACQALLADGQPIDAVFAASDLIAIGAMRALREHGLRIPQDVALAGFDDIPLAASVSPTLSTVQQDTKQAGQLLVERLLALIQGEPVESQTIPVKLVLRESSLAGR, from the coding sequence ATGACCATCCGCGGCAAAGCCACCTCCCTGGATATCGCCCACCTGGCCGGGGTTTCCCAGCCCACGGTGTCGCGGGCGCTGCGTGGCAGCCCGATGGTGAACCAGGAAACCCGCGAGCGGATCCTGAAGATCGCCCGGGAGCTGAATTACAAGGTGGACAAGAACGCCTCCAGCCTGCGCCTGCGCAATGCCGGCACGCTGGCCCTGCTGTTCTTCGAGGATCCCACCAATGACGATTCGCTGATCAATCCGTTCTTCCACGCCATGCTGGGCTCGATCACCCGCGCCTGCGCGCTGCGCGGCTACGACCTGCTGGTGTCGTTCCAGCAGCTGTCCACCGACTGGCAGGCCGATTACGAAGACAGCAACAAGGCCGACGGCATCATCCTGCTCGGCTATGGTGACTACCACGAATCACGCGAGCGGCTGCAGCGGCTGGTGGAACAAGGCACCCATTTCGTGCGCTGGGGTGCAGCCCTGCCGGACCAACCCGGGGTGTCGATCGGCTGCGACAATTTCCAGGGCGGCTTCGATATCACCGCCCACCTGCTCGACCAGGGCTGCCAGCGCATCGCCTTTGTTGGCCACGCATCCAGTCACTACCCCGAATTCGAGGAACGTTACCGCGGCTATGTGGCCGCGATGACCGAACGCGGCGTGCCGGTGGACCCGGCATTGCAGTTCGATGCGATTACGACCGAGCTTTCCGGCTACGACGCCTGCCAAGCGCTGCTGGCCGATGGACAGCCCATTGATGCGGTGTTCGCGGCCAGCGACCTGATCGCCATCGGCGCGATGCGGGCATTGCGTGAGCATGGCCTGCGCATTCCCCAGGATGTGGCGCTGGCCGGGTTCGACGATATTCCGCTGGCGGCGTCGGTATCGCCCACCCTGTCGACCGTGCAGCAGGACACCAAGCAGGCCGGCCAGCTGCTGGTGGAGCGCCTGCTCGCGCTGATCCAGGGCGAGCCGGTGGAAAGCCAGACCATTCCGGTGAAGCTGGTACTGCGGGAATCGTCGCTGGCCGGGCGCTGA
- a CDS encoding ATPase domain-containing protein, translated as MQTESSRVTTGVQGLDTILSGGLPQGRLYLLEGPPGSGKTTLSLQFLLQGLKQGERCLYVTLSETAEELREVASAHGWSLDGLHLFELGSAEDALGNGRLQSVLHSWEVELDETVKLVLGEVDRIRPNRVVFDSLSELRLLAQDSLRYRRQILALKQFFAPKSATVLLVDDLTSGADDRDGQLHSLCHGVISLERLTLDFGAARRRMQVQKLRGVDFVAGYHDIAIRTGGLEVFPRLIASHHHDDFGGETLGSGVAEIDNLLGGGPLRGTSTLLTGPAGSGKTNVALQYVWAACERGERCCIFEFDERVGTLLARAKALDIDLGSHLDSGLLEIVQIDPAEISPGEFSWNVRKAVEQRGCSVLVIDSLNGYVAAMPQEKQLMLQLHEMLSYLNQKGVATFLINPQHGLVGTMSTGNLNVSYIADAVILFRFFEAQGRIRKAISVIKNRGGAHEDTIRELKINGKGLALSAPLNEFKGILTGTPEFVGDTASLLAHPYAG; from the coding sequence ATGCAGACAGAGTCGTCGCGCGTCACCACCGGTGTACAGGGCCTGGATACCATCCTCAGTGGCGGCTTGCCGCAGGGGCGCCTCTACCTGTTGGAAGGCCCGCCCGGCTCGGGCAAGACCACGCTGTCCCTGCAGTTCCTGCTGCAGGGCCTGAAACAGGGCGAACGCTGCCTGTACGTGACGCTCTCGGAAACGGCGGAGGAGCTGCGCGAGGTGGCCAGTGCGCATGGCTGGTCGCTGGACGGCCTGCACCTGTTCGAGCTCGGCTCGGCCGAAGATGCGCTGGGCAATGGCCGGCTGCAGTCGGTCCTGCATTCGTGGGAAGTCGAGCTGGATGAAACGGTAAAGCTGGTCCTCGGCGAAGTGGATCGCATCCGGCCCAACCGGGTGGTGTTCGATTCGCTGTCCGAGCTGCGCCTGCTGGCCCAGGACTCGCTGCGCTACCGCCGCCAGATCCTGGCCCTGAAGCAGTTCTTCGCGCCCAAGAGCGCCACCGTGCTGCTGGTGGACGACCTGACCTCGGGCGCCGATGATCGCGACGGCCAGCTGCACAGCCTCTGCCACGGCGTGATTTCGCTGGAACGGCTGACCCTGGACTTTGGCGCAGCGAGGCGCCGGATGCAGGTGCAGAAGCTGCGCGGCGTGGATTTCGTCGCCGGCTACCATGACATTGCCATCCGCACCGGCGGGCTGGAAGTGTTCCCGCGACTGATTGCCTCGCACCACCATGACGACTTCGGCGGGGAGACCCTCGGCAGCGGCGTGGCGGAAATCGACAACCTGCTCGGCGGCGGCCCGTTGCGGGGCACCAGCACCTTGTTGACCGGTCCGGCCGGCAGCGGCAAGACCAACGTGGCGCTGCAGTATGTGTGGGCCGCCTGCGAGCGCGGCGAGAGGTGCTGCATCTTCGAATTCGACGAGCGGGTGGGCACGTTGCTGGCCCGCGCGAAGGCGCTGGATATCGACCTGGGGTCGCACCTGGACTCGGGCTTGTTGGAGATCGTGCAGATCGACCCGGCCGAGATCTCGCCCGGCGAGTTCTCCTGGAACGTGCGCAAGGCCGTGGAGCAACGCGGCTGCAGCGTGCTGGTGATCGACAGCCTCAACGGTTACGTGGCCGCCATGCCGCAGGAAAAGCAGCTGATGCTGCAGCTGCATGAAATGCTGTCCTACCTCAACCAGAAGGGCGTGGCCACGTTCCTGATCAACCCGCAGCACGGCCTGGTGGGTACGATGTCCACCGGCAACCTCAACGTGTCCTACATCGCCGATGCGGTGATCCTGTTCCGCTTCTTCGAAGCACAGGGGCGCATCCGCAAGGCGATCTCGGTGATCAAGAACCGCGGCGGCGCGCACGAAGACACCATCCGCGAGCTCAAGATCAACGGCAAGGGCCTGGCACTCAGCGCGCCGCTGAACGAATTCAAGGGCATCCTCACCGGCACGCCGGAGTTCGTGGGCGATACGGCATCCCTGCTGGCCCATCCCTATGCAGGATGA
- a CDS encoding GMC oxidoreductase produces MADNHYDAIVVGSGISGGWAAKELTEKGLKVLMLERGRNIEHVKDYVNAMKEPWDFPHRNRPTQAMKAAFPVLMRDYALAENLEGMWADEQDSPYIETKRFDWFRGYHVGGRSLMWGRQSYRLSDLDFQANLKDGIATDWPIRYADIAPWYDHVEKFAGIAGTREGLDVLPDGEFLPPVPLNIVEKDVAARIKQAFGGTRHMIHSRTANITQPKPEQGRVNCQYRNKCILGCPFGAYFSTQSATLPAAMKTGNLTLRPFSIVKEVLYDKDRKRARGVEVIDAETGQTYTYTAKVIFLNASSFNSTWLLMNSATDVWEGGLGSSSGELGHNVMDHHFGAGASGRVEGYDDKYYFGRRPCGFYIPRFRNVGGDSRGYTRGFGYQGGASRNGWSREIAELNIGADLKEALTVPGDWRIGMTGFGEMLPHHDNTIRLDPDRKDKWGLPVLAMDVSMRANEKAMRKDMAADAAEMLEAAGVKDVEMHDNDYAPGKGIHEMGTARMGRDRKNSVLNQHNQVWDAPNVYVTDGACMTSSACVNPSLTYMALTARAADHAVRELKAGNL; encoded by the coding sequence ATGGCAGACAATCATTACGACGCAATCGTCGTCGGCTCCGGCATCAGTGGCGGTTGGGCGGCGAAGGAACTGACCGAGAAAGGCCTCAAGGTCCTCATGCTGGAACGCGGTCGCAACATCGAACACGTGAAGGACTACGTCAATGCGATGAAGGAACCGTGGGACTTCCCGCACCGCAACCGGCCCACCCAGGCGATGAAGGCCGCTTTTCCGGTACTGATGCGCGACTACGCGCTGGCCGAGAACCTCGAGGGAATGTGGGCCGACGAACAGGATTCGCCCTACATCGAGACCAAGCGCTTCGACTGGTTCCGTGGGTATCACGTCGGTGGTCGCTCGTTGATGTGGGGGCGGCAGAGCTATCGTTTGTCGGACCTGGATTTCCAGGCCAACCTCAAGGATGGCATCGCCACCGATTGGCCGATCCGTTATGCCGACATCGCGCCCTGGTACGACCACGTGGAGAAGTTCGCCGGCATCGCCGGTACGCGCGAAGGGCTGGACGTATTGCCGGACGGCGAATTCCTGCCGCCGGTCCCGTTGAACATCGTCGAAAAAGACGTGGCCGCACGGATCAAGCAGGCCTTCGGTGGCACCCGGCACATGATCCATTCGCGCACCGCCAACATCACCCAGCCCAAGCCCGAGCAGGGCCGCGTCAACTGCCAGTACCGCAACAAGTGCATCCTGGGCTGCCCGTTCGGCGCCTACTTCTCCACCCAGTCGGCCACGTTGCCTGCGGCCATGAAGACCGGCAACCTCACCCTGCGGCCGTTCTCGATCGTCAAGGAAGTGCTCTACGACAAGGACCGCAAGCGTGCACGTGGCGTGGAGGTGATCGATGCCGAGACCGGGCAGACCTACACCTACACGGCCAAGGTCATCTTCCTCAACGCCTCCTCCTTCAACTCCACCTGGCTGCTGATGAACTCGGCCACCGACGTGTGGGAAGGCGGGCTGGGCTCGTCGTCCGGCGAGCTGGGCCACAACGTGATGGACCATCATTTCGGCGCCGGTGCCTCCGGCCGGGTCGAAGGGTACGATGACAAGTACTACTTCGGCCGGCGCCCCTGCGGCTTCTACATTCCCCGTTTCCGCAACGTCGGCGGCGATAGCCGCGGCTACACGCGCGGCTTCGGCTACCAGGGCGGCGCCAGCCGCAACGGCTGGTCGCGCGAGATCGCCGAACTCAACATCGGCGCCGACCTGAAGGAGGCGTTGACGGTGCCGGGCGACTGGCGCATCGGCATGACCGGCTTCGGCGAAATGCTGCCGCACCACGACAACACGATTCGCCTCGACCCTGACCGCAAGGACAAGTGGGGGCTGCCGGTGTTGGCGATGGATGTATCCATGCGCGCGAACGAAAAGGCGATGCGCAAGGACATGGCCGCCGATGCCGCCGAGATGCTGGAGGCCGCCGGGGTCAAGGACGTGGAGATGCACGACAACGACTACGCGCCGGGCAAGGGCATCCATGAAATGGGCACCGCACGCATGGGCCGTGACCGTAAGAACTCCGTGCTGAACCAGCACAACCAGGTCTGGGATGCGCCCAACGTATACGTGACCGACGGTGCCTGCATGACCTCCAGCGCCTGCGTGAATCCCTCGCTGACCTACATGGCCCTGACCGCACGCGCGGCCGACCATGCGGTGCGCGAGCTGAAAGCGGGGAACCTGTAA
- a CDS encoding single-stranded DNA-binding protein — translation MARGINKVILVGNLGNDPDVKYTQGGMAITRISLATTSVRKDKDGNQQERTEWHRVVFFGKLGEIAGEYLRKGSSVYVEGSLRYDKYTGQDGVEKYSTDIIADEMQMLGGRGEGGGGGGGNYGGGERPQRQQAPRQEYGGGGGGGQRGGGGGGYGQQQRPQQQPQQSAPPMDDFADDDIPF, via the coding sequence ATGGCGCGCGGCATCAATAAAGTCATCCTGGTCGGCAACCTCGGCAACGACCCGGACGTGAAATACACCCAAGGCGGCATGGCGATCACCCGCATCAGCCTGGCCACCACCAGTGTCCGCAAGGACAAGGATGGCAACCAGCAGGAGCGCACCGAATGGCACCGCGTGGTGTTCTTCGGCAAGCTCGGCGAAATTGCCGGTGAATACCTGCGCAAGGGCAGCTCGGTCTACGTCGAAGGCAGCCTGCGCTACGACAAGTACACCGGCCAGGATGGCGTGGAGAAGTATTCCACCGACATCATCGCCGACGAAATGCAGATGCTGGGCGGTCGCGGTGAAGGCGGTGGTGGCGGTGGTGGCAACTACGGCGGCGGCGAGCGTCCGCAGCGCCAGCAGGCCCCGCGCCAGGAATACGGCGGTGGTGGCGGTGGTGGTCAGCGCGGCGGTGGCGGTGGTGGCTACGGCCAGCAGCAGCGTCCGCAGCAGCAGCCGCAGCAGTCGGCTCCGCCGATGGACGACTTCGCGGACGACGATATTCCGTTCTAA
- a CDS encoding SseB family protein, with amino-acid sequence MNDLTPLTPIEALLQSAMDGKTPIGAFMKAFVASDVVLLTGSLVTPDGSGFDPLLFDKQGTLHVAVFTHMERVGFHSQQAPHTIRMQMLEVLKRVPGGYGVVVNPGTSLGLELSPAGIGEILKDFA; translated from the coding sequence ATGAACGACCTCACCCCACTGACCCCGATCGAAGCCCTTCTGCAATCCGCCATGGACGGGAAGACCCCGATCGGCGCTTTCATGAAGGCCTTCGTCGCCTCGGACGTGGTGCTGCTCACCGGCAGCCTGGTCACCCCCGACGGCAGCGGCTTCGACCCGCTGCTGTTCGACAAGCAGGGCACCCTGCACGTGGCGGTGTTCACCCACATGGAGCGGGTCGGCTTCCACAGCCAGCAGGCGCCGCACACGATCCGCATGCAAATGCTGGAAGTGCTCAAGCGCGTACCCGGTGGCTATGGCGTGGTAGTCAATCCGGGCACTTCGCTGGGCCTGGAACTGTCCCCGGCAGGCATCGGCGAGATTCTGAAGGATTTCGCCTGA
- a CDS encoding ATP-binding protein — translation MQDDPGRGGVVHIVAPFGRDAASIASVLDGAGLATRPADTLDDLAAALDDQAGVVLITEEAIARGTDCLLQRLSAQPAWSDLPVILLRSPRAHRRSPFDSLLPRTVNVVELDRPLGGMSLLSAVQGALRAREKQFLVRDQMRALADSRSALERSAKAALEASRQHALELETVVAERTRELEAQMAAREASEAALRQSQKMEAIGQLTGGIAHDFNNMLTGILSALDIVRMRLELGRTDDLERFLDAATTSSQRAAALTQRLLAFSRRQSLDARPVELNALVGAMQHLLRSTLGESVRIRTEEATAPLHAALDTNQFESALLNLAINARDAMPNGGELALRTFPLRLADGERASVPAGDYAVVAVSDTGTGMPPEVVERAFEPFFTTKPIGKGTGLGMSMVYGFMQQSGGHIAIDSTPGQGTTISLFIPQVEADAEPEPAADAAPVALGAGQSILVVEDDPQVRMLVTVVLEDLGYTVEVVGDADGALPVLASTRRLDLLVTDVGLPGMNGRQLAEIARQSRSELPVLFMTGYAEKAQERSAFLEPGMSMIAKPFLLEAFSDAVRSALADAVSDASA, via the coding sequence ATGCAGGATGACCCCGGGCGCGGCGGCGTTGTCCATATCGTCGCCCCGTTCGGCCGCGATGCGGCCAGCATTGCGTCGGTACTGGATGGCGCAGGGCTGGCCACCCGTCCGGCCGATACCCTGGACGACCTGGCCGCTGCGCTCGACGATCAGGCCGGCGTGGTGCTGATCACCGAAGAAGCCATCGCCCGTGGTACCGATTGCCTGCTGCAACGCCTCTCCGCCCAGCCCGCCTGGTCGGACCTGCCCGTCATCCTGCTGCGCTCCCCGCGTGCGCACCGTCGTTCGCCGTTCGACAGCTTGCTGCCGCGCACGGTCAACGTGGTGGAACTGGATCGGCCGCTGGGCGGCATGTCGCTGCTCAGCGCCGTGCAGGGCGCGCTGCGTGCGCGCGAGAAGCAGTTCCTGGTGCGCGACCAGATGCGTGCGCTGGCCGACAGCCGCAGTGCGCTGGAGCGCAGCGCGAAAGCGGCACTGGAAGCCAGCCGCCAGCATGCACTCGAGCTTGAAACGGTGGTCGCCGAGCGTACCCGTGAGCTCGAAGCACAGATGGCCGCGCGCGAGGCCAGCGAAGCGGCACTGCGGCAGTCGCAGAAGATGGAGGCCATCGGCCAGCTGACCGGCGGCATCGCGCATGACTTCAACAACATGCTGACCGGCATCCTGTCGGCGCTGGATATCGTGCGGATGCGGCTGGAGCTGGGGCGCACGGATGATCTGGAGCGCTTCCTGGATGCGGCCACCACCTCCAGCCAGCGCGCCGCCGCCTTGACCCAGCGCCTGCTGGCATTCTCTCGCCGGCAGTCGCTGGACGCGCGGCCGGTCGAACTCAACGCACTGGTCGGCGCGATGCAGCACCTGCTACGCAGCACGCTGGGCGAAAGCGTTCGTATCCGTACCGAAGAGGCGACGGCACCGCTGCACGCGGCGCTGGACACCAACCAGTTCGAAAGCGCGCTGTTGAACCTGGCCATCAATGCACGCGATGCGATGCCCAACGGCGGTGAGCTGGCGCTGCGTACCTTCCCGCTGCGGCTGGCCGATGGCGAGCGCGCCAGCGTGCCCGCCGGCGATTACGCCGTAGTGGCGGTTTCCGATACCGGCACCGGCATGCCGCCGGAAGTGGTGGAGCGCGCCTTCGAGCCGTTCTTCACCACCAAGCCGATCGGCAAGGGCACCGGCCTGGGCATGTCCATGGTGTATGGCTTCATGCAGCAGTCCGGCGGCCATATCGCCATCGATTCAACGCCAGGGCAGGGCACCACGATCTCGTTGTTCATTCCGCAGGTGGAAGCCGACGCCGAGCCGGAGCCGGCCGCGGACGCGGCACCGGTGGCACTGGGTGCGGGACAGTCGATCCTGGTGGTCGAAGACGATCCGCAGGTACGGATGCTGGTGACGGTGGTGCTGGAAGACCTGGGTTACACGGTGGAGGTGGTAGGCGATGCCGACGGCGCGCTGCCGGTGCTGGCGTCAACGCGGCGGCTGGACCTGCTGGTCACTGACGTCGGCCTGCCGGGCATGAACGGCCGCCAGCTGGCCGAGATCGCCCGCCAGTCGCGGAGCGAGCTCCCGGTGCTGTTCATGACCGGCTATGCCGAGAAGGCACAGGAGCGCTCGGCCTTCCTCGAGCCCGGCATGAGCATGATCGCCAAACCGTTCCTGCTCGAGGCCTTCAGCGACGCGGTGCGCAGCGCGCTGGCCGATGCCGTCAGCGACGCCAGCGCCTGA
- a CDS encoding exonuclease has translation MSTPEIYVSTDVEADGPIPGPHSMLSFGSAAYLADKTLLTTFSANLDTLPEAQGHPDTMAWWATQPVAWAACRRDCEAPEAAMHRYVAWLKALPGNPVFVGYPAGYDFMFVYWYLIRFAGESPFSHSALDIKTFAMAMLKTDYRSVTKRSMPKRWFDRLPHTHVALDDAIEQGALFCNMLAENRG, from the coding sequence ATGTCCACTCCCGAAATCTACGTCAGTACCGATGTGGAGGCCGATGGCCCCATTCCCGGGCCGCATTCCATGCTGAGCTTCGGGTCGGCGGCATATCTGGCCGACAAGACCCTGCTCACGACCTTTTCGGCCAATCTGGACACCCTTCCGGAGGCGCAGGGCCATCCCGATACCATGGCGTGGTGGGCGACCCAACCGGTGGCGTGGGCGGCCTGCCGGCGCGATTGCGAGGCGCCCGAGGCGGCGATGCACCGCTACGTCGCGTGGCTGAAGGCGTTGCCGGGCAACCCGGTGTTCGTGGGGTATCCGGCCGGGTACGACTTCATGTTCGTGTACTGGTACCTGATCCGTTTCGCCGGGGAGAGCCCTTTTTCGCATTCAGCGCTGGATATCAAGACCTTTGCCATGGCGATGCTGAAGACCGACTACCGCAGCGTCACCAAGCGGAGCATGCCCAAGCGCTGGTTCGACCGGCTGCCGCATACCCACGTGGCGCTGGATGATGCGATTGAACAGGGTGCGCTGTTCTGCAACATGCTGGCCGAAAACCGGGGGTAA
- a CDS encoding gluconate 2-dehydrogenase subunit 3 family protein, with translation MERRDLLKMIVAATGAALVGLPALASGQAPAAGAKTAFSEADIGTLDEIAETILPRTKTPGAKDAGAGAFMARFVTDCYTAQQQAAFHAGLADIDKRAGGRFVALAPQARTELLRTLDAQARKRATEVSETGTAEGGEATPHYFTMIKQLAIFGFFTSKVGATETLQYVAVPGRYDGDLAYVPGTPAWGTS, from the coding sequence ATGGAACGTCGCGACCTGTTGAAGATGATCGTCGCCGCCACGGGCGCAGCCCTGGTCGGCCTGCCCGCGCTCGCCAGTGGCCAGGCGCCGGCGGCGGGGGCGAAGACCGCCTTCTCCGAAGCCGATATCGGCACGCTGGACGAGATCGCAGAAACCATCCTGCCGCGCACGAAAACGCCGGGGGCGAAGGACGCCGGCGCGGGTGCGTTCATGGCGCGCTTCGTCACCGACTGCTACACCGCCCAGCAGCAGGCGGCATTCCATGCCGGCCTGGCCGACATCGACAAACGTGCCGGTGGACGCTTCGTGGCGCTGGCACCGCAGGCGCGCACCGAGCTGCTGCGTACGCTGGATGCGCAGGCCCGGAAACGCGCCACCGAGGTGAGCGAGACCGGTACCGCCGAAGGCGGTGAAGCGACGCCGCACTACTTCACGATGATCAAGCAGCTGGCCATCTTCGGTTTCTTCACCTCGAAGGTGGGGGCAACCGAAACGCTGCAGTACGTCGCCGTGCCGGGCCGCTACGACGGCGACCTGGCCTATGTCCCCGGTACCCCCGCGTGGGGCACCAGCTGA
- a CDS encoding hydroxypyruvate isomerase family protein, whose translation MPDHSIGSIQGARVTRRDALRIAVAGSIGLATAGVTPAMAATAPLKGNLKHSVARWTFPKLSVAQLCQTVKGIGFAAIDLVGPEDWPTLKAHGVYSSMCNGAELGLTKGFAGREFHDQLVERYTRHIDLVADAGYRNLICFSGNRNGMDPQEGMANAEAGLKRILGHAEKRGVVLVMELLNSRVDHPDYLCDHSAWGVELCQRLGSDHFGLLYDIYHMQIMEGDIIATIGRHHAHFKHYHTAGVPGRHEIGDQQELQYPAICRAIRDTGFDGYLAQEFMPAATDPIASLREAIRLCDV comes from the coding sequence ATGCCCGACCATTCGATTGGATCGATCCAAGGTGCGCGCGTCACGCGGCGCGATGCGCTGCGCATTGCGGTCGCCGGAAGCATTGGCCTGGCAACCGCAGGCGTGACGCCCGCGATGGCCGCGACCGCGCCGCTCAAGGGCAACCTGAAGCATTCGGTCGCCCGCTGGACCTTCCCCAAGTTATCGGTGGCCCAGCTCTGCCAGACGGTAAAGGGCATCGGGTTCGCCGCCATCGACCTGGTGGGGCCGGAAGACTGGCCCACGCTGAAGGCACATGGTGTCTACAGCTCGATGTGCAACGGCGCGGAGCTGGGCCTGACCAAGGGCTTTGCCGGCCGCGAGTTCCACGACCAATTGGTGGAGCGCTACACCCGGCACATCGACCTGGTCGCCGATGCCGGCTACCGCAATCTCATCTGTTTTTCCGGCAACCGCAACGGCATGGACCCGCAGGAAGGCATGGCCAATGCCGAAGCCGGGCTCAAGCGCATCCTCGGGCATGCCGAGAAGCGCGGCGTGGTGCTGGTGATGGAGCTGCTGAACTCCCGGGTCGATCACCCGGATTACCTGTGCGACCACTCTGCATGGGGCGTCGAACTGTGCCAACGGCTCGGCTCGGATCACTTCGGCCTGCTGTACGACATCTACCACATGCAGATCATGGAGGGCGACATCATCGCCACCATCGGCCGGCATCACGCGCATTTCAAGCATTACCACACCGCGGGCGTGCCGGGTCGGCACGAGATCGGAGACCAGCAGGAGCTCCAGTATCCCGCCATCTGTCGCGCGATCCGCGACACCGGTTTCGATGGGTACCTGGCGCAGGAGTTCATGCCTGCGGCAACCGATCCCATCGCTTCGCTGCGCGAGGCGATCCGCCTCTGCGACGTCTGA
- a CDS encoding DUF5694 domain-containing protein produces the protein MQRRLWIATLLVSAFPSLAAAPVDLATLDREMTGPRTQVLVLGSVHLSEVEGGIQPGALGPLLDKLAAYKPDIITVEAISGEQCDLAERHASVYGPDYCASTDVARTATGLQIPAAVEKINAALDTWPKAPTPAQRRQLAAWMLAANERASAYTQWLQLPPAERRAGDGLDATLVALLDTIASRQNESYLIAAQLAARLGLPRVYAIDDHTGDNIQVKDPKAFGTSLEQAWNAGKAELDKNTAIEDRLAKARDLLPLYRFINAPERLNVLTDVNVGATLRATSAEHYPQIWVSGWEIRNLRMVANIQQTFRERPGVRVLSVVGASHKPWFDQWLGQMQGVDIVDAEQVLR, from the coding sequence ATGCAACGCAGGTTATGGATCGCAACGCTGTTGGTTTCCGCCTTTCCATCGCTGGCCGCCGCGCCGGTCGATCTGGCGACGCTCGACCGGGAAATGACCGGCCCGCGCACCCAGGTGCTCGTGCTGGGCAGTGTGCACCTGAGCGAGGTGGAAGGCGGCATCCAGCCCGGTGCGCTCGGTCCCCTGCTGGACAAGTTGGCCGCCTACAAGCCGGACATCATCACCGTGGAAGCCATCAGCGGTGAGCAGTGCGATCTTGCCGAGCGCCATGCCAGCGTCTACGGACCGGACTACTGCGCCAGCACCGACGTGGCGCGCACGGCCACCGGCCTGCAGATCCCGGCCGCGGTTGAGAAGATCAACGCCGCCCTCGACACGTGGCCGAAGGCACCCACGCCAGCCCAGCGCCGCCAGTTGGCCGCATGGATGCTGGCCGCCAACGAGCGGGCCTCGGCCTACACCCAATGGCTGCAGCTGCCACCGGCGGAGCGCCGCGCTGGCGATGGATTGGATGCCACGCTGGTTGCCCTGCTGGACACCATCGCCAGCCGCCAGAACGAGAGCTACCTGATCGCCGCGCAGCTGGCCGCGCGACTGGGCCTGCCGCGCGTGTACGCCATCGACGACCACACCGGCGACAACATCCAGGTCAAGGATCCCAAGGCGTTCGGCACCTCGCTGGAACAGGCGTGGAACGCTGGCAAGGCAGAGCTGGACAAGAACACCGCCATCGAGGACAGGCTGGCGAAAGCGCGCGACCTGCTGCCGCTGTACCGCTTCATCAATGCGCCAGAACGGCTGAATGTACTGACCGATGTCAACGTCGGCGCCACGCTGCGTGCAACATCAGCCGAGCATTACCCGCAGATATGGGTCAGCGGCTGGGAGATCCGCAACCTGCGCATGGTGGCCAACATCCAGCAGACGTTCCGCGAACGCCCGGGCGTGCGCGTGCTGTCGGTGGTCGGTGCCTCGCACAAGCCGTGGTTCGACCAGTGGCTGGGCCAGATGCAGGGGGTGGACATCGTGGATGCGGAGCAGGTGCTGAGGTAA